One stretch of Flavobacteriales bacterium DNA includes these proteins:
- a CDS encoding DEAD/DEAH box helicase has protein sequence MMSFDKLGLSESLLGVLAEIGFTTPTPIQQQAIPLLLAPDTPDFIGLAQTGTGKTAAFGLPLLDLVDMQDDSTQVLIMAPTRELGQQTAKEL, from the coding sequence TTGATGTCATTCGATAAGCTTGGACTCTCAGAGTCTTTACTCGGGGTCTTGGCAGAGATCGGTTTTACTACACCGACACCCATCCAGCAACAGGCGATACCCCTATTGCTGGCTCCCGACACCCCTGATTTCATAGGACTAGCACAGACCGGTACCGGTAAAACAGCTGCATTCGGCCTTCCACTACTGGATCTGGTCGATATGCAAGATGACAGTACCCAGGTGCTCATCATGGCACCTACGCGGGAGTTGGGTCAGCAGACGGCAAAAGAACT